The following are encoded together in the Thunnus maccoyii chromosome 18, fThuMac1.1, whole genome shotgun sequence genome:
- the cbx4 gene encoding E3 SUMO-protein ligase CBX4 isoform X1 codes for MELPAAGEHVFAVEGIEKKRIRKGKIEYLVKWRGWSPKYNTWEPEENILDPRLLVAFQHRERQEQLMGYRKRGPKPKHLLLQVPSFARRSSIPAGFEETPQDAESSLKSDPVQVQRSRPQQYQLNSKKHHQYRPSSQEVPADQQTNGKKKFIYQLNSKKHHHYEPDPNMYYAQVSRFKEVVKVQEPASKPANPGWNLPLALQQKWVRDKDTGCLSKVKELAVEVRKPAVKEAESEHAIKPSPKDATFPSAISSKMKIIKNKNKNGRIVIVMSKYMDSNKVHGAKGKHGESSSEEKPQNTKPSVNNPAHRTKMVEQLHPENGIPKEICNGSSPPAAEHPIKCSPKDRHFSKPSPSTAEEYNTEVARGQADLPEDLPLQLTASSPPTSWAVDTNIPTATSIDHIRIPSFPNDRKRKLSDPAEDRSVSKTFLTSRSLSVPSTVVTPPQDKPMDLHCSGPRYSSAPTYEVMDSGSQEEPMDLSCPKTKKQVELDVQPEPEPEPEPEPEPEPEPEPAVKDTPTVTEDTQKSIEKSQEASVKKISPFMGNIIITDITTNSLTVTFKEYVSF; via the exons ATGGAGCTCCCTGCCGCCGGAGAGCACGTCTTTGCGGTGGAGGGCATCGAAAAGAAACGCATCCGCAAG GGCAAGATAGAGTACCTGGTCAAGTGGCGAGGCTGGTCTCCCAA ATACAACACATGGGAACCAGAGGAAAACATCCTTGACCCTCGGCTCCTCGTTGCATTTCAACACAG agagaggcaggagcAGTTGATGGGATATCGCAAACGGGGGCCGAAACCAAAACATCTTTTACTCCAG gTTCCCTCATTTGCCCGAAGATCAAGTATTCCTGCAGGTTTCGAGGAAACCCCCCAGGATGCAGAGAGTAGCCTCAAGTCAGATCCCGTCCAGGTCCAGCGCTCCCGGCCACAACAGTACCAGCTTAACAGCAAGAAGCACCATCAGTACCGGCCCAGCAGCCAGGAGGTCCCTGCTGACCAGCAAACCAACGGCAAGAAGAAGTTCATCTACCAGCTCAACAGCAAGAAGCACCACCACTATGAACCTGACCCTAATATGTACTATGCACAGGTTTCTAGGTTTAAAGAGGTGGTCAAAGTTCAGGAACCAGCTAGTAAACCAGCCAACCCGGGCTGGAACTTACCGCTGGCACTGCAGCAGAAATGGGTTCGTGACAAAGACACTGGCTGCTTGAGCAAAGTAAAAGAGCTGGCAGTAGAGGTGAGGAAACCAGCTGTTAAAGAGGCTGAGAGCGAACATGCCATCAAACCCAGTCCTAAAGATGCAACCTTCCCTAGTgctattagcagcaaaatgaagataatcaagaataaaaacaagaatggGCGTATCGTTATTGTCATGAGCAAGTACATGGACAGTAACAAGGTTCATGGAGCAAAGGGTAAACATGGGGAATCATCAAGCGAAGAGAAACCCCAAAACACCAAACCATCAGTAAACAATCCAGCACATAGAACCAAAATGGTGGAGCAGTTGCACCCGGAGAATGGTATCCCCAAAGAGATCTGTAACGGCAGCTCCCCACCTGCTGCAGAACATCCTATAAAGTGTTCCCCAAAGGACAGACATTTCTCCAAACCTTCGCCAAGCACAGCAGAGGAATATAACACTGAAGTGGCTCGGGGTCAGGCTGATTTACCGGAAGATCTGCCCCTACAGCTGACTGCTAGCTCACCCCCAACGTCCTGGGCTGTTGACACCAACATTCCAACCGCTACGTCTATTGACCACATCAGGATTCCTTCCTTTCCCAATGACCGCAAGCGAAAACTCTCTGATCCTGCGGAGGACCGGAGTGTTTCCAAAACCTTCCTGACTTCCAGAAGCCTAAGTGTGCCCAGCACTGTGGTCACTCCACCGCAGGACAAACCTATGGACCTCCACTGTAGCGGCCCTCGCTACAGCAGTGCACCTACATATGAGGTTATGGACTCTGGCAGCCAAGAGGAGCCGATGGATCTCAGCTGCCCAAAGACTAAGAAGCAGGTGGAGCTGGATGTAcagccagagccagagccagagcctgaacctgaacctgagcCTGAGCCTGAGCCTGAGCCTGCTGTCAAAGATACACCTACTGTGACAGAGGACACACAAAAATCCATAGAGAAGTCTCAAGAAGCATCTGTTAAAAAAATCTCCCCTTTTATGGGAAAtatcatcatcactgacatcacaacaaacaGTCTCACTGTCACCTTCAAGGAATATGtttctttctaa
- the cbx4 gene encoding E3 SUMO-protein ligase CBX4 isoform X2 — MCFSVSADAFTNLCEGRGYNTWEPEENILDPRLLVAFQHRERQEQLMGYRKRGPKPKHLLLQVPSFARRSSIPAGFEETPQDAESSLKSDPVQVQRSRPQQYQLNSKKHHQYRPSSQEVPADQQTNGKKKFIYQLNSKKHHHYEPDPNMYYAQVSRFKEVVKVQEPASKPANPGWNLPLALQQKWVRDKDTGCLSKVKELAVEVRKPAVKEAESEHAIKPSPKDATFPSAISSKMKIIKNKNKNGRIVIVMSKYMDSNKVHGAKGKHGESSSEEKPQNTKPSVNNPAHRTKMVEQLHPENGIPKEICNGSSPPAAEHPIKCSPKDRHFSKPSPSTAEEYNTEVARGQADLPEDLPLQLTASSPPTSWAVDTNIPTATSIDHIRIPSFPNDRKRKLSDPAEDRSVSKTFLTSRSLSVPSTVVTPPQDKPMDLHCSGPRYSSAPTYEVMDSGSQEEPMDLSCPKTKKQVELDVQPEPEPEPEPEPEPEPEPEPAVKDTPTVTEDTQKSIEKSQEASVKKISPFMGNIIITDITTNSLTVTFKEYVSF; from the exons ATGTGTTTCAGTGTATCCGCGGATGCCTTCACTAATTTATGCGAGGGAAGGGG ATACAACACATGGGAACCAGAGGAAAACATCCTTGACCCTCGGCTCCTCGTTGCATTTCAACACAG agagaggcaggagcAGTTGATGGGATATCGCAAACGGGGGCCGAAACCAAAACATCTTTTACTCCAG gTTCCCTCATTTGCCCGAAGATCAAGTATTCCTGCAGGTTTCGAGGAAACCCCCCAGGATGCAGAGAGTAGCCTCAAGTCAGATCCCGTCCAGGTCCAGCGCTCCCGGCCACAACAGTACCAGCTTAACAGCAAGAAGCACCATCAGTACCGGCCCAGCAGCCAGGAGGTCCCTGCTGACCAGCAAACCAACGGCAAGAAGAAGTTCATCTACCAGCTCAACAGCAAGAAGCACCACCACTATGAACCTGACCCTAATATGTACTATGCACAGGTTTCTAGGTTTAAAGAGGTGGTCAAAGTTCAGGAACCAGCTAGTAAACCAGCCAACCCGGGCTGGAACTTACCGCTGGCACTGCAGCAGAAATGGGTTCGTGACAAAGACACTGGCTGCTTGAGCAAAGTAAAAGAGCTGGCAGTAGAGGTGAGGAAACCAGCTGTTAAAGAGGCTGAGAGCGAACATGCCATCAAACCCAGTCCTAAAGATGCAACCTTCCCTAGTgctattagcagcaaaatgaagataatcaagaataaaaacaagaatggGCGTATCGTTATTGTCATGAGCAAGTACATGGACAGTAACAAGGTTCATGGAGCAAAGGGTAAACATGGGGAATCATCAAGCGAAGAGAAACCCCAAAACACCAAACCATCAGTAAACAATCCAGCACATAGAACCAAAATGGTGGAGCAGTTGCACCCGGAGAATGGTATCCCCAAAGAGATCTGTAACGGCAGCTCCCCACCTGCTGCAGAACATCCTATAAAGTGTTCCCCAAAGGACAGACATTTCTCCAAACCTTCGCCAAGCACAGCAGAGGAATATAACACTGAAGTGGCTCGGGGTCAGGCTGATTTACCGGAAGATCTGCCCCTACAGCTGACTGCTAGCTCACCCCCAACGTCCTGGGCTGTTGACACCAACATTCCAACCGCTACGTCTATTGACCACATCAGGATTCCTTCCTTTCCCAATGACCGCAAGCGAAAACTCTCTGATCCTGCGGAGGACCGGAGTGTTTCCAAAACCTTCCTGACTTCCAGAAGCCTAAGTGTGCCCAGCACTGTGGTCACTCCACCGCAGGACAAACCTATGGACCTCCACTGTAGCGGCCCTCGCTACAGCAGTGCACCTACATATGAGGTTATGGACTCTGGCAGCCAAGAGGAGCCGATGGATCTCAGCTGCCCAAAGACTAAGAAGCAGGTGGAGCTGGATGTAcagccagagccagagccagagcctgaacctgaacctgagcCTGAGCCTGAGCCTGAGCCTGCTGTCAAAGATACACCTACTGTGACAGAGGACACACAAAAATCCATAGAGAAGTCTCAAGAAGCATCTGTTAAAAAAATCTCCCCTTTTATGGGAAAtatcatcatcactgacatcacaacaaacaGTCTCACTGTCACCTTCAAGGAATATGtttctttctaa